A segment of the Babesia microti strain RI chromosome II, complete genome genome:
CGTAAATTTTTCTACTATCCGATAGCGCATTCTGACGCTGGAAAAAGTCATACAAGTAATTCAACAAATTGTCCAAATATTTCTCATATTCCGGAACAGCATATTTACAATGTCTGGGTATGTCATTGAATTTGTGATAGGTTTTCAAGTATTGTATATAGTCTATTTCCACAAATGGTGATATCTTTCGTTGGATAACTTCGGGATCAGTTATGCCTTTGCGACGTATGCGATCAAtctaaatgaataaatgtgatatatcagatattgattaaatgtttatgcaaaatattaacatttaatattattaacaaaatatacagtaaattattagtaaGTGTGAAACAAATGGGGTTTATATAACCAGTAATGTTTAAAACAATAAGTATATACCTCGAGTGAATGATGTCTTGCCTCCCTTGCCTTTTTTAGCACTGTAAGATTCAAATAGGCAATGTAATGCTCATTCAAATCTAGAGTTCTACCTCCGCTCTCATTTGCCGTGAATATTAAAGACAGGTCCACTTGGGCATAAGCTTGCTCCACAATTTTTTGGACCAATTTTACGTTTCCATGGGCTACGTTTAGATGTTCGAATCTCTTGTAATAGTCTCGAATGCCCTTCAGTTTATCGTAAAAATTAGTCCAAACGTCATCTCCTTTGCCAATTCCTAAGTTAAGATCGACTTTCCTGCTAAAAATCTTGTTTCCTCTTTCCGAAGTCCGTCGGAATCTTTGTAAATCTCAAGGCAACGCTCAGCTGTGGCCGAGGCCTCGTCCAAAAGCGTCAAAGCAGCACGTTCAGCGACAAATCGCTTGCCAGGCTTTTTATGTCTATCGCCTAAGAGCTTGCTGATGGATTTTTCTATCAGTTCTATCTCCTCGTGCCCTGCCCGCAACTGCTCAAGAACGCCTGACATATATACTAGGATCACTACATCCCACCCTTGCCCTTAACAAGATACCCTATCTTGCTGCATAAGTTTTACAATACCAAATACACTCAAATTGACACCTGattttactaatatataattgccTACCTTCACAATCTAAACCGTATAGATATTTAGTGTCGCTAAATGCGCCTAGTGCacttacatatataattaactaatatatatagcgtaattttgttgtaaaaACAAGTGTTTTAAAGagatttttgtataaaatttttgattttttcaatAGATATACATCTAGCCAGTCCACTTCTTATAAAAATCGTTCCCCTTGCAATCCACCACAACAAACGCAGGAAAGTTATCCACCTCGATCTTAAAAACGGCCTCCATTCCCAATTCCGGGAATGCAACTACATCCATTTTTTTAATACAATCTTTGGCAATTAGCGCGGCAGGACCGCCAACCGAACCCAAGTAAAACCCGCCATGATCCTTACACGCCTTGGCGAAAGCCCTAGACCGATTGCCCTTGGCCAGGCTGATCAGACTAGCCCCCTTGGCCATGAACCTGTCAGCATATGAGTCCATTCTACCAGCAGTGGTGGGACCGAATGATCCACTTGCATACTGATCCGGCTTCTTTGCAGGACCTACATTAGAAtgtcaatttgtaaatagCAAAGCCTGATACAGTGGTTTACATTTGACACAATTTAGATTTTTTGTCATTCATATTTGACACATTCGAACATGCGTAAGCTGCAATGAAGGAGtcataaatgtaaaatatcGCAGTTACCTGCATAATAAATGGGATGCTGCTTAAACCACTCGGGCAAATCCCCGTGTTCAGTTAGGTAATTATCCAACATTTGATGGGCCAGGTCGCGAGCAACAAGCAGCGGTCCAGACAAAACAACCCTGCTGCTGACTTTCAGCTCTGACAGTGCTTTTAATATTTCACTTATGGGTCTGTtcaaatcaatttttactGCATTGCCTGTATAAATGACGTTATACCCTCAATTTGCACGTCTGGTAAGTATTGTGCTGGGTTTTCTTCAAGCTTCTCAATGTAAACCCCGGTGgtatcaatttttgcctTGATTTGTCTGTCTGCAGAGCACGAGACACCAATGCCTGAATCACATGTTAATATGGGGTTTTCTAAAGAATAAAATGTatgatttttaatataaaatcatacattcaataaaaattccaaattgtatattattaccaATTGGACAAGAAGCGCCATGCCTTGGCAATCTCACCACTCTCACATCATGGCAAAAGTATTTTCCACCAAATTGAGCGCCGATTcccaaattttgacattcCCTTAGCAGCTCATTTTCCAGCTGCACGTCTCTAAATGCTATCCCGTACCTATTACCTTCTATTGGCAAATTGTCCAGCTCTTTACAAGAAGCTAGTTTTACAGTCTTTAGGGTCATTTCAGCGGAAAGCCCACCCACAACAATAACTAAGTGATAGGGGGGACAAGCAGATGTGCCAATCGTGGATATTTTTTCTAGCAAATATCCCTTCAGTTTATTAACGTCCAGAATTGCCTACATGGTGTAACACATACGCGTGTTTCTTGGTAGAGGAAGGTTTTGTTGGCGGAACCACCGCCTTTGGcgataaataataagtCATAACTTGTGCCATCGGCggcaaatatatcaatttgtgCCGGTAAATTGCATCCAGTGCCCACCTCTTT
Coding sequences within it:
- a CDS encoding fumarate hydratase, class I (overlaps_old_locusTagID:BBM_II02260), which translates into the protein MVPHPASPLYIGKRFFYRLYTKRYNSTVKFDESYVNVIPKHCGYNPKFERIDHLSQSLTATNDVGDSCDINGGKRLFLPSNILTELAKRAFTDIMYFLRPGHLAQLRKIYDDPESSDNDKFVSIQLLKNACIASARVLPGCQDTGTAIVIGYKGGSVMSINDHKSLAEGIYSAYAENKFRYSQMSALNMYKEVGTGCNLPAQIDIFAADGTSYDLLFIAKGGGSANKTFLYQETRAILDVNKLKGYLLEKISTIGTSACPPYHLVIVVGGLSAEMTLKTVKLASCKELDNLPIEGNRYGIAFRDVQLENELLRECQNLGIGAQFGGKYFCHDVRVVRLPRHGASCPIGIGVSCSADRQIKAKIDTTGVYIEKLEENPAQYLPDVQIEGNAVKIDLNRPISEILKALSELKVSSRVVLSGPLLVARDLAHQMLDNYLTEHGDLPEWFKQHPIYYAGPAKKPDQYASGSFGPTTAGRMDSYADRFMAKGASLISLAKGNRSRAFAKACKDHGGFYLGSVGGPAALIAKDCIKKMDVVAFPELGMEAVFKIEVDNFPAFVVVDCKGNDFYKKWTG